DNA sequence from the Desulfovibrio sp. ZJ209 genome:
CCACGCGGACCTTCGCGACATCGTGGAGCTCTACCGCAAGCACCGCGCCCTTGAGCGGGAGCTGGCCGACAACAGGCAGCTTCTGCGCGACGAAGACCCGGAAATGCGCGAGCTCGCCCATGAGGAGACGCGGCGCATCGAGGCCGAGCTCCCCGAAATCGAGCAGGCCCTCAAGGTGGCCCTGCTCCCGGCGGACCCGCTGGACGAGAAAAACACCATCCTCGAGATCCGCGCGGGCACCGGCGGCGAGGAGGCCGCGCTCTTCGCGGCCGACCTGTTCCGCATGTACTGCCGCTTCGCCGAGCTCCAGGGCTGGAAGGTGGAGGTGCTGAGCGAATCGCCCACCGAGGGCGGGGGCTACAAGGAAGTCATCTGCCTCATCGCGGGCAACAAGGTCTACAGCCGCCTCAAGTTCGAGGCCGGGACGCACCGCGTGCAGCGCGTGCCCGTCACCGAGACGCAGGGCCGCATCCACACCTCTGCGGCGACAGTGGCCGTCATGCCCGAAGCCGAGGAGGTGGACGTGGAGATCCGCCCAGAGGACCTGCGCATCGACATCTTCCGCGCGTCCGGCGCGGGCGGCCAGCACGTCAACAAGACCGAGTCGGCCGTGCGCATCACCCACATCCCCACGGGCACGGTGGTCACCTGCCAGGACGAGCGCTCGCAGCACAAGAACAAGGCCCGGGCCATGAAGGTGCTGGCCTCGCGCATCCTCGCGGCCGAGCGGGAGCGCCAGAGCTCGGAGCAGTCGGCGGACCGCCGCGCGCAGGTGGGCTCGGGCGACCGCTCGGAGCGCATCCGCACCTACAACTTCCCGCAGGGCCGCTGCACCGACCACCGCATCAACCTCACCCTCTACTCGCTGGACCGCATCATGGAGGGCGAGCTTTCGCCGCTGCTCGACGCGCTCGCCACCGCGGCCCAGGCCGAGGCGCTCAAGGCCCAAGCCGAGGGCTAGGGCCGGCCCTGCGCAGCACGGGCGCGGCCGCGCCCGCCGGAGACCGCCATGATCCTGCACCTGGACATGGATGCGTTCTTCGCCTCCGTGGAACAACTGGACGACCCCAGCCTCAAGGGCAAGCCGGTCATCATCGGCGGGGACAAGCGCGGGGTGGTGTCCACGGCCTCCTATGAGGCGCGGCGCTATGGCGTGCACTCGGCCATGCCCATGGCCACGGCCCGGCGCCTCTGCCCGCGCGGCGTCTTCATCCGCGGGCGCCACGGCCGCTATTCCGAGCTTTCCGCGCGCATCATGGAGGCCCTGCGGGGCTTCTCCCCCTCTGTGGAGCCGGCCAGCATCGACGAGGCCTACCTTGACGCCGGCGGCCTCGACCGCCTTTTCGGGCCCCCGGAGGCGCTGGCGCGCGCGGTCAAGGCGGCCGTGGCCGAAGTGACCGGCGGCCTCACCTGCTCGGTGGGCATCGCGCCGGTGAAATTCCTTGCCAAGATCTGCTCCGAGGTCAACAAGCCGGACGGCGTCTTCATCCTCGCGCCCCAGGAGGCCGACGCCTTCCTGCTCTCGCTCGAGGTCACGCGGCTCCCCGGCGTGGGGCGGAGCATGGCCGCGAGCCTCGCGGCCCTCGGCATCACCCATGTGGCGCAATTGCGCGGCCTCCCCCGGGAGTTTCTCGAGCGGCGCTACGGCAAGTGGGGACTGGTGCTCCACGACCGCGCCCATGGCATCGACCCGCGGCCGGTGACGCCCGGGCACGAGGTCAAGAGCGAGGGCGCGGAGCGCACCTTCGCCCGCGATGTGCGCGACCGCGACCTGCTGGCCCGGGCGCTCTTCGCGCATGCCGAGCGCGTGGGCGCGCGCCTCAGGCGCCACGGCCTCGCCGGGCGCACCGTGACCCTCAAGATCAAGTTCGCGGATTTTCGCCAGATCACGCGCTCGCGCACCCTGGGCGGGCGCACGGACGCCACGCGCACCATTTTCGAGACCGCGCGCGGGCTCTTGGAAGAAGAACCCCTGGGCCAGCCCGTGCGGCTTATCGGGCTCTCGGTCTCCGGCTTCGAGCAGGGGGCCGAGCAATTGTTGCTCCCGGGCGCCGCGCGAGGTTCCGCCCCGCAACGCCCGGGGAGCCTGCCGGCCCCGGAGGAGGAAGCGCGCCGCCGGCGCCTTGACCGGGCGCTGGACACCCTGCGCGGGCGCTTCGGCAAGGACGCCGTGCAGCGCGGCGGCATCCACGGCGCCGACCTTTCCGGCGAGACCCAGGATCCGCCCCCGGGCGGCCCTCTTCAGCCCGGGGGCACGCGGCGCCCGGACTAAACCCGCCTCCCGCAACGCCGGCCGTGCCCTTGCCGGCCCGTGCCCCTTCCTCCCACCACCACGCCGCGCGGTGGCAGAGCAGGTCGATGTCGCCGGCCGCGGCCACATTGAGCATCTTGCGGTACTGGCGCACGGCCTCGAGGCTGTGGGCATTGGCCTCGAAGAGGCCGCTGAAGAGCTCCGCATCCTCGGTGAGCATCTTGGCCGCGGCCGCCCGCCGGCGCTCGAAGGAGGGCGTGAGGAAGGGCAACAGCTCCTCCTCGCCCGCGAGCAGCGCGAAGTACGCGAGATTGGTGATGAAGTTGGTGTTCTGGATGCGGGCCATGGCGCGATCGTGCGCGGCCGCGGAACAGCGGAAGGTGCGGCAGCCGAGGGCCGTGAAAAAGCCCTCCACCCGGGCGAGGTGCGCCTCTTCCGCGCCCTTGCCCGCCACCACGGCCACGGGCTGGTCGGCCCCCGGGGCGGACTTGGGCCCGAAGAGCGGATGCGTGCCCACCACCGGCCCCCCCCAGAGGCGTTCCATCTGGCGCAGGGGCCGCTCCTTGACCGAGGTGATGTCCGCGAGCACCGCCCCGGGCGCAAGCTGCGCCGTCACGGCCTTTGCCACTTCGGCAAACACGGCCGCGGGCACGCAGAGCAGGGCGAGGTCCGCCCCCGCCAGCGCCGCCTTGAGCGCTTCTGTGGTGAGCGGCTGATCAACGCCCGTGACATCAAGGCCGGCCGCCCGCGCCCGCGCAAGCAGCATGGCGCCCATGCGCCCCCGGGAGCCGACGATGGCCGCCTTTCCGGGGGCACCGGGGCCCAGGGACGGGCGCTGCCCCGGAGCGGGCGTTTCTCCCTGTTCCGCAGTCATGAAAGGCGGCTCCAGAGCTCCCAGAACCCGGGGAAGGACTTGCGCACCACCGTGGGGTCGTCGAGGCGGGCGCGCACATCGAGCTTGGGGTCGCGCAGGCCGAGGAGCGCCAGCGACATGGCCATGCGGTGGTCGTTGTGCGCCGAGAGCGTGACGCCCTCGCGCAGCCGGGGGGCGTCGGGCCGGTTGCGCACATGCCCGGCGAGGCCGCCCATGCCGCTCACGAGCAGGCCGTCCGAGAGCGCGTCCACCGTGACGCCGGCCTTGGCGAGCTCCTCGGCAGGGGCGGCGATGCGGTCGGACTCCTTGAGGCGCAAGTGCGCCACGTTGCGCACCCGGGTCGAGCCCTTGGCAAAGGCCGCGAGCACGGCCACCGTGGGCACGAGGTCCGGGCAGGCGCCCATGTCGAGCTCAACGCCGTGCAGCTCCGTGGGGGAGACGGTGACGGCGTCCGGCTCCACCTTCACGCGCGCGCCCATTTTCTGGAGGATGGCGAGCATGGCGCGGTCGCCCTGGAGCGAGTCTGCCCTGAGGCCCTCCACGCGCACCGGGCGCGGGCCGAGGGCGCCGGCCGCGAGAAAGTAGGACGCGCCCGACCAGTCCCCTTCCACCACATAGTCGCCCGGCCTGTAGGCGCCTGGCCACACGGTCACGCGCAGGCAGCCCGGGGCGGCGTCGCGCAGGTTGCGCCAGGCCGTGCCGGTGAGGGATTCCCACGGGTCGGAGAGCCGCGCGCGCATGGACACGCGAAAGCGGATGCCGAAATCCGTCAGGCACTGGAGGGTCAGGCCCACATAGGGCCAGGACACGGCCTTGCGCCCGGCGAGCTCCAGCGTGAGCGGCGAGGGGCACATGGGCGCGGCGAGCAGCAGCCCGGAAAAGTACTGGCTGGAAGATTCCATGCCCACGCGCACCACGCCGTCGGCGAGCGACGGCGCGAGCCCGCAGGCCTGGAGCAGGAAGGGCGGGCAGCCCGGCTTGCCCTCCCACGTGACGCCGGCGCCAAGGCGCACGAGCACGTCGCAGAGCTCGCCGATGGGGCGCTCGTGCATGCGGCCCTCGCCATGGATGCGGAACAGGCCCGCGCCCGCGGCGAGAACGGCGGTGAGCAGGCGGCAGGTGGTGCCGGATTCGCCCACGTTGCAGGCGAGCGGGCTCCCGTGGCCCCCGCGCGGGGCGCCGGCCATGCCTTGAACACGCCAGCCCGTCGGCGCGCCGCCGGCGTCGCCCTCGTGCAGGGGCTCCATTTTGGCGCCCGCCTCGCAGAGGATGGCGCGGGTGCGCTCAAGGTCCGCGCTTTCAAGGGTGTGGCGCACACGGGATTCGCCGTCGGCCAGGGCCGCGCCGATGAGGTAGCGGTGCGAGAGGGACTTGGACGCCGGCGCCGGGATGATGACCGGCGCTTCGGCCGCGTCCGTGCTGTTCTGGTCAGTCATGTCAGATACCTTCTTCGTCGTCGCGGGCGCCGGCATCGACGCTCATGCGGTCGAGCTGGGGCCCGGTTGGATAGGTACCGAGGATGCGGAAGCTGGCGCAGGCGTGGCCGAGCTGCTTCAAAAGCTCCGCATGGCGCGGATGGTCGAGGTCGCTCTCCACGTCGGCGAAAAAGACATACTTGCCGAGCTGCCCGTGGAGCGGCCGCGACTCGAGCTTGCGCATATTGATGCCGTTGGCCGCCAAAAGCTCGAGCACGGTGGAGAGCGCGCCGGCCTTGTCCGGCACGGTGAAGAGCAGCGAGGTCTTGTCCGCGCCCGACTGGCCCCCGGGCGTGGGCCGGGGCACGATGGCCGCCCGGGCCGAGGCCGCGCGCGGGGCGATGATCACAAAGCGCGTCCAGTTGCCGGGCTCGTCCTCGATGCGCCTGGCGAGCACGCCAAGGCCCAGCATGTCGGCGAGCTTGCCGTTGCCGATGGCGGCCGCGCCGGGCTCCCGGGCGGCCCGCTCGGCCGCCGCCGCCGTGGACTCCACGGGCACGAGCGCCGCGGCCGGCAAATGCGCGCGGAGCCAGCCGCCGCACTGGGCCAGCGGCTGCGGGTGCGAATACACCGTGCGCACCCTTGCGAGGCTCGGCTCGTTGGAGAGCAGGCAATGCGAGATGCGCGAGAAGAGCTCGGCCTCGATGACCACATCATGCTTGAGGAAGAGGTCGAAGCTCACACCCACCGTGCCCTGAAGCGAATTTTCCAGCGGCACCACGCCGAGCTCGCAGGCGCCGGAGCAGACCTCCTCAAAGACGCCCGCAATGTCCCGGCAGGGATGGAAGCTCGCCGCGTGGCCGAGGTATTCCACGCCCGCGAAGTAGGAGAACGTCCCCTCGGGCCCGAGGTAGGCCACGTTCTGCGGCCGCTGGAGCGCCCTGGAGGAGGACAGTATCTCGCGCCAGATGGCCCGCAGGTGCGGCTCGGGCAGGTCGCCCGGGTTGCGCGCGGCGAGCGAGTCCAGAAGGTCGCGCTCGCGCAGGGGCTTGAAGATGAGGTCGCGCCCCTCGGCCTTGATGCGGCCCACCTCGCGGCTCAGGGCCGCGCGCCGGTTGAAGAGCCGAAGCAGCTCCTCGTCCACGGCGTCGATCTCGCCGCGGATGGCGCCAAGGCGCGCGCTTGCGTCCGCTCCCTCATGCGTCTTCGCGCACATGCTCAGACCTCCCTGATGTCCTCGGCGACGCGCATGCCGAAATGCCGGCCGGCCCCGCCCTTGGCGTCGTCCACGCGGCAGAGCACTTCGTCCCCGGGCTCGAGCGCCACCACGCTCACGGGCTCGCCCCTGGGCGTCACGAGGCGGATGGTCTCGGCATTCTGGAGAAAGACCGCGCCCTTGACCGGCCCGTTCTCTCCCGGCACTTCGGCCTCGATGAGCAGCATGGGCCTCACCTCGATCTTCACGCGCCCGAGCGTGGCCACGCCCGTGGAGCCGTCCGCCGAAACGATGAGTACTTCCTGGCCGGCGCGCAGCTCGCCCAAATAGGTGGTGCGGTCATGCGGCAGGCGCACATAGGCATGCACCGCGCCCGCGTTGACGCGGAAGGGCCGGGAGGCCACATATTCGTTGTGCTCGGTCTCGGCGTGCACGAGGAAGGTGAAGGCGCTGGCATTGCCCACCAGCATGCCCTGCCCGCGCTGAAGCAGGGAGAGCGTGTCCGCGCAGACGCGGTGCCCGAGGCCCACGGGCTCCACGCGCGTGACGCGCGCCGGCACGAGCGTTTCCTCCCCCTGCGAGAGCTTGCACTGCGCCACGATGGCCTTGATGTCGGATACGGCCGAGACCGGCACCACGATGCCGGCCACGCCGCGCTCGAGGATGCCCGCGGCGAGCCTGGCCTGCTCGAGGTTCGCGGCCTCGACGAGCACGTCGTCGCTCTGGGCGAGGAGGTTCTCCACCGGGATGATCTCCCAGCCGGAGGCCAGCACCACGCGCTCGCCGGCGCGCAGGCGGGCAAGCGCCTCCTCCTCGTCCGCCTTGGCGGCGAGGCTCATAAGCGGGGTCTCCTCGTCGTTCCAGACCTCGCAGCGCGAGAGCGTGGCGGCCTGGGGCGCATGCGCTTCCGGCACGATGACCCCATCCACGCCCGACTCGAGCGCCAGGGTCAGGCTCTCCTTGTCATAGGGCACACAACGGAAATAGATGCGCGGCATGACTACTCCCCAAGGATCTTGAGGGCCTGGTCCACGGTGGCGTTTTCATGCACGATGGCGCGCAGCGCCCGCACGAGCTCCACGCGGCGCGGATGCTGGAAGACGTTGCGGCCCATGGAGATGCCGGCCCCGCCCGCCTGCAGGGAGTCATACACCATCTGGAGCACGGCGCGGTCGGAGTCCATGCGCTCGCCGCCGGCGATGACCACGGGCACGCAGCAGTTGGCCACCACGTCGGCGAAGCTGTCCACATCGCCCGTGTAGGAGACCTTGACGATGTCCGCGCCGAGCTCCACGCCCACGCGCGCGCAATGGGCGATATTGGCCGGGTCAAAGCTGTTCTTCACCTGCGGGCCGCGCGCGTAGACCATGGCGAGCAGCGGCATGTGCCAGTTGTCGCAGGCTTCGGCGATGGCGCCCATGTCGCGCAGCATGTCGCGCTCGTTGACATCGCCCAAATTGATGTGCACGGAGACCGCGTCCGCGCCGTGCTTCAGGCCCTCTTCCACCGTGCCCACAAGGGTCTTGGTGTTGCCGTTGGGCGAGAGCGCGGTGGAGGCGGAGAGGTGCACGATGAGGCCGATGTCCTTGCCGGCGCTGCGGTGCGAGCAGCGCACGAGGCCCTTGTGCATGAGCACGGCGTCCGCGCCGGCCTTGGCCATGTCGTTGACGGTCTCGCGCATGTCGATGAGGCCGTCCACGAGGCCCATGGTCACGCCGTGGTCCATGGGCACGATGATGGTGCGGCCGTCCGTGCGGTCGATGATGCGCTCCATGCGAACCTGTTTGCCGAGATACATGGGAAGCTCCTTCGGTTTGTGGCCCCGAAACACGCCGGCGCGGCCGGCGGAACAAAAAAGGGCCGCCGGCACATGCCCGCGGCCCTGGACTTCACGTTGGCGGTATGGCGTCAGCGCAGTTCCCGGCCGCAGGCATCCGTAAAGTAAAAGTACGCAAAGAAAGAGCGGCTGGCGCCGGCGGCGTACTGGATGGCTGCGGGGGAAAGAACGCTCGACATGGGTGACTCCGTTGACTTGGCATAGCGCCCGCCGGGGCGGCGTGTCAAGGATTTTCCCGGCGGCCGCAAAACAAAACGCGCCCGGGCGCCCGCTACCGGGCGGGCTTTTCCTTGAGCTTGTTGTTGTAGGCCGTGACCATCTGCCCGAAATACACGGTGAACAGCGGGAACATGATCAGGCCGACGAGAGAGAGGATCAGGCTCAGCACCTTGCCCATGGGTGTCGCCGGGTTGATGTAGCAGCCCACGGTGGAGGCGTTCATGCCGGCCCACCACAGGGCGTTCCAGAAGTTCTCGACAGCCGGGTTCACGGCCTTCTCGGCCACATAGAAGATGAGGCCCGACATGTAGATGAAGGGCACGAGCACGATGATGTACGACACAAACACCGTGGAGGCCAGGTTTTCGCTCAGGTAGTTGACGACCATGACGAGCGCCACGATGCCGCGCACGATGGGGATGAAGCAGATATAGCTCAAAAGCTCGTGGCTCACCGCGATGTTATACTGCTCGATGAGGTTCAGGTACGGGATGGCGATGAAGAGAAAGGGGAAGGAGACGATGAAGAAGCGCAGCTTGTGCTTCGAGGTGATGAAGCGGTAGAGATATTCCAGCAGGAAGACGATACAGACGTAATACTGGTACTTCATGTAGAGCGGATTTTCCAGATAGTCCACGCCCTTGAAGGTATCGAAGGAAATGAAGGCGATGAGCCCGAAAGAGAGCACTATGGTCAGGATATTGAGGATGTGGGGCAGCGTTTTCGACCAGAAGGGATACCTGTGGCCCGAGGGTTCCGGCCCTTTGCTGCCGCTGGTGGCGGCCTTGAGGGCGTCGGCCGCCGTGGCCTGTACCGCCTTGGCCGCGGCCACCTGCTCCTTGCCCTCCGCCGCCACCTGCGCCGCTTCCGCGGCCGCCGTCTTGGCCGCCGCCGCGGCCGTCTGCGCGGCCTCCGCCGCTGTCTGCGCCGCCGCTGCCGCGGCCTGTGTGGGTTCAGTCGTCCCGGTCGTCTCGGTCGTCATGGTGTCCACCTTCACCGAAGGTTAGATTCCTTAAGGCAGTTGACAGTTCTTCCTTAAATCCGTCTGGAGCGAAGCGGAAGACGGGGGCGTGTGCCGGAAGAATCCTAAAAAATAAGATTTTTCACTGCTGGCGCGCTAGCCGTTGGCGAGCCTGCGAGCCTTACGGATAGCGACAGAGGCAGTGTTGGCTGTCCAGCGAGCTACCTAACTGCTGTCTTCATCCGTAGCTTCCTTCGTCGCAACGGCTGAAGCAAGGAAGACAAAAATTTCCGAAGGGAGTGTACTTAAGTACTCGACCGAGGAAATTTTTTTCTGACGCAGCCAGCAGTGAAGCGCTAGCCGTTGCCCGGCTTGCCGGGCTTACGGATAGCGACAGTGGTTTCGTTGTCTAAACTCCGTGGTAGCTAATTGCTGTCTTCATCCGTAGCTTCCTTCGTCGCAACGGCTGAAGCAAGGCTGTTTTTGACGGATAATTTCGGCATTACCCAAGCCGCACAGCCACATCGCGAACGCGAAAACATGACCCCACAGCGCGGCTTCACGCGAGCTTCAGGCGCTTGCCATAGATAAAGGTCACGGCCGCGCCCATGAGCTGCACCGCGATGGAAACCAGCAGCACGGCCGTTATGCCGCCGAGGCTCAGGAGCACGGGCATGAAGAACACGCCGAGGATGGCCCCCACCTTGCCGAGCATGGCGGCGATGCCCATGCCGGCGCCGCGCTCCGCCACCGGGTAGATCTTCGAGGGGATGATGAAGGTGACGAGGTGCGGCCCGGCGTTGAGCGCGGTCTCAAAGACCACGAATGCCAAAAAGCTCACCCACACCGGCCAGCCCCACGCGTGCCCGGCCCAGAGCACGGCCAGCGAGAGCGCGCAGAGCACGAAGGTCCAGCCCATGAGACGCACGGAATTCACCTTGTGCAGCACGGCAAGCCCGATGGCGAAGCCCGCGCCGATGAAGATATTGATGAAGATGGTCGTGCGCACGGAGTCGAGCACCTTGGGCAGCCCCTCGTCCGCGCCGCCCTGGAGCCCGAGGGCCATGACGAGGATGGGCAGGAACACGCCGAAGCCATAGACCCCCAGGCCCTCGCAGGCCCAGGAAATGCCGCTGAAGATGACCTTGTCGAGGTTTTCGCCGCGGAACATGGCCCCCCAGGAGACCGGCTTGCCCGCGTCCTGTTTCGGCAGCGGGAGCACCTCGGCGCGGGGCCCGAGAAAGTCCCGCGCGGCCTCTTGGGCCTTTTTGGTCTCGCCGCGGGCCATGAGCCAGCGCGGGCTCTGGTACCAGCGCAGGCGCAGCAGGAACCCGAGCACCCCGAGCCCGCCCACGAAGAGGATGAGGTCTGGCCACGCCGCGGCCGTGGGGTCGGTCTTGAGGAGAAAGTACGCATACGCCGCGCCACCCACGAAGCCCACGGCGCAGGTGGCCTTGGCGAGGCCCACGAAGAAGCTCTCCCACTTGGCCGGCATCACCTCGGAGATATAGCCCGAGTCGAGGCTGTAGCCGCCGCCCACGCCGAGCCCGATGACAAAGAGGCTGCCTGCGAGCGGCCAGAAGCTGTCGGAGAAATACACCCCGCCGGCCCCGGCCGCGATGATCAGCGGGCAGAGGCGGAACCAGACGAGATAGCCCATGCTGTCCATGAGCTTGCCGATGAAGAGCGAGCCCACGGCGATGCCCACGAGGCCGCTTGCGCCGAGGATGCCCTGCTCGGCGGCGCTGAGTGACGGCGTGCCGAGGAGCAGGATGAGCGGGATGATGATGCCCGCGATGGTGGAGAGCGCCGCGCCGATGAGCTGCTCCAGCGAGGCCACGGCAAAGATGTACCAATGCCGGGCCCGCAGGGGCATCCGCGCGATGGGGACGAGCTGTTCTGCCATGATGGTGCCCCGGACTAGTCCTTGCCGGCCTTGACGTTCCTGGCCGATGGCGGCGTCTGGCCGGTGTGCTTCCAGTCGCTCTTGTCCGGGTCGTTCTCATCGAGCTTGTAGAGCGGCAGCAGGAAGAGCCAGGTGGCCACGCAGAAGGGCCCGGTCAGGGTGGGCAGGCCCCAGGGCGTCA
Encoded proteins:
- the dinB gene encoding DNA polymerase IV is translated as MILHLDMDAFFASVEQLDDPSLKGKPVIIGGDKRGVVSTASYEARRYGVHSAMPMATARRLCPRGVFIRGRHGRYSELSARIMEALRGFSPSVEPASIDEAYLDAGGLDRLFGPPEALARAVKAAVAEVTGGLTCSVGIAPVKFLAKICSEVNKPDGVFILAPQEADAFLLSLEVTRLPGVGRSMAASLAALGITHVAQLRGLPREFLERRYGKWGLVLHDRAHGIDPRPVTPGHEVKSEGAERTFARDVRDRDLLARALFAHAERVGARLRRHGLAGRTVTLKIKFADFRQITRSRTLGGRTDATRTIFETARGLLEEEPLGQPVRLIGLSVSGFEQGAEQLLLPGAARGSAPQRPGSLPAPEEEARRRRLDRALDTLRGRFGKDAVQRGGIHGADLSGETQDPPPGGPLQPGGTRRPD
- a CDS encoding MFS transporter encodes the protein MAEQLVPIARMPLRARHWYIFAVASLEQLIGAALSTIAGIIIPLILLLGTPSLSAAEQGILGASGLVGIAVGSLFIGKLMDSMGYLVWFRLCPLIIAAGAGGVYFSDSFWPLAGSLFVIGLGVGGGYSLDSGYISEVMPAKWESFFVGLAKATCAVGFVGGAAYAYFLLKTDPTAAAWPDLILFVGGLGVLGFLLRLRWYQSPRWLMARGETKKAQEAARDFLGPRAEVLPLPKQDAGKPVSWGAMFRGENLDKVIFSGISWACEGLGVYGFGVFLPILVMALGLQGGADEGLPKVLDSVRTTIFINIFIGAGFAIGLAVLHKVNSVRLMGWTFVLCALSLAVLWAGHAWGWPVWVSFLAFVVFETALNAGPHLVTFIIPSKIYPVAERGAGMGIAAMLGKVGAILGVFFMPVLLSLGGITAVLLVSIAVQLMGAAVTFIYGKRLKLA
- the pheA gene encoding prephenate dehydratase is translated as MCAKTHEGADASARLGAIRGEIDAVDEELLRLFNRRAALSREVGRIKAEGRDLIFKPLRERDLLDSLAARNPGDLPEPHLRAIWREILSSSRALQRPQNVAYLGPEGTFSYFAGVEYLGHAASFHPCRDIAGVFEEVCSGACELGVVPLENSLQGTVGVSFDLFLKHDVVIEAELFSRISHCLLSNEPSLARVRTVYSHPQPLAQCGGWLRAHLPAAALVPVESTAAAAERAAREPGAAAIGNGKLADMLGLGVLARRIEDEPGNWTRFVIIAPRAASARAAIVPRPTPGGQSGADKTSLLFTVPDKAGALSTVLELLAANGINMRKLESRPLHGQLGKYVFFADVESDLDHPRHAELLKQLGHACASFRILGTYPTGPQLDRMSVDAGARDDEEGI
- a CDS encoding potassium channel family protein; translated protein: MTTETTGTTEPTQAAAAAAQTAAEAAQTAAAAAKTAAAEAAQVAAEGKEQVAAAKAVQATAADALKAATSGSKGPEPSGHRYPFWSKTLPHILNILTIVLSFGLIAFISFDTFKGVDYLENPLYMKYQYYVCIVFLLEYLYRFITSKHKLRFFIVSFPFLFIAIPYLNLIEQYNIAVSHELLSYICFIPIVRGIVALVMVVNYLSENLASTVFVSYIIVLVPFIYMSGLIFYVAEKAVNPAVENFWNALWWAGMNASTVGCYINPATPMGKVLSLILSLVGLIMFPLFTVYFGQMVTAYNNKLKEKPAR
- a CDS encoding 3-dehydroquinate synthase II family protein, with product MPRIYFRCVPYDKESLTLALESGVDGVIVPEAHAPQAATLSRCEVWNDEETPLMSLAAKADEEEALARLRAGERVVLASGWEIIPVENLLAQSDDVLVEAANLEQARLAAGILERGVAGIVVPVSAVSDIKAIVAQCKLSQGEETLVPARVTRVEPVGLGHRVCADTLSLLQRGQGMLVGNASAFTFLVHAETEHNEYVASRPFRVNAGAVHAYVRLPHDRTTYLGELRAGQEVLIVSADGSTGVATLGRVKIEVRPMLLIEAEVPGENGPVKGAVFLQNAETIRLVTPRGEPVSVVALEPGDEVLCRVDDAKGGAGRHFGMRVAEDIREV
- a CDS encoding 2-amino-3,7-dideoxy-D-threo-hept-6-ulosonate synthase produces the protein MYLGKQVRMERIIDRTDGRTIIVPMDHGVTMGLVDGLIDMRETVNDMAKAGADAVLMHKGLVRCSHRSAGKDIGLIVHLSASTALSPNGNTKTLVGTVEEGLKHGADAVSVHINLGDVNERDMLRDMGAIAEACDNWHMPLLAMVYARGPQVKNSFDPANIAHCARVGVELGADIVKVSYTGDVDSFADVVANCCVPVVIAGGERMDSDRAVLQMVYDSLQAGGAGISMGRNVFQHPRRVELVRALRAIVHENATVDQALKILGE
- a CDS encoding 3-phosphoshikimate 1-carboxyvinyltransferase, coding for MTDQNSTDAAEAPVIIPAPASKSLSHRYLIGAALADGESRVRHTLESADLERTRAILCEAGAKMEPLHEGDAGGAPTGWRVQGMAGAPRGGHGSPLACNVGESGTTCRLLTAVLAAGAGLFRIHGEGRMHERPIGELCDVLVRLGAGVTWEGKPGCPPFLLQACGLAPSLADGVVRVGMESSSQYFSGLLLAAPMCPSPLTLELAGRKAVSWPYVGLTLQCLTDFGIRFRVSMRARLSDPWESLTGTAWRNLRDAAPGCLRVTVWPGAYRPGDYVVEGDWSGASYFLAAGALGPRPVRVEGLRADSLQGDRAMLAILQKMGARVKVEPDAVTVSPTELHGVELDMGACPDLVPTVAVLAAFAKGSTRVRNVAHLRLKESDRIAAPAEELAKAGVTVDALSDGLLVSGMGGLAGHVRNRPDAPRLREGVTLSAHNDHRMAMSLALLGLRDPKLDVRARLDDPTVVRKSFPGFWELWSRLS
- the prfA gene encoding peptide chain release factor 1, whose translation is MFAKLEALEKKYLELEDALAQPDVFNDQEHYRKLTKAHADLRDIVELYRKHRALERELADNRQLLRDEDPEMRELAHEETRRIEAELPEIEQALKVALLPADPLDEKNTILEIRAGTGGEEAALFAADLFRMYCRFAELQGWKVEVLSESPTEGGGYKEVICLIAGNKVYSRLKFEAGTHRVQRVPVTETQGRIHTSAATVAVMPEAEEVDVEIRPEDLRIDIFRASGAGGQHVNKTESAVRITHIPTGTVVTCQDERSQHKNKARAMKVLASRILAAERERQSSEQSADRRAQVGSGDRSERIRTYNFPQGRCTDHRINLTLYSLDRIMEGELSPLLDALATAAQAEALKAQAEG